Below is a genomic region from Castanea sativa cultivar Marrone di Chiusa Pesio chromosome 2, ASM4071231v1.
ccaacatactgaggttttgaccgtcacttcagatatcactcctaatatatcaaagcaacctacacttcatgatcaggtccattattctctcaggattaagagttcacgcaaatagaagtcgtgagatttattattcatttgacagtcgttaggagaataataaatctcacagcggtcctattcaatatgtcttaactcttaaaacatatcaacatatcaactagaagtctccacttccatgatcaagacaaattatcttagttgacacgttatagttttcgcagatgaaatgctcagtttcatcaccgactacgaactataaattctgagtttacaaagaacttgtgatttacatcttctgtgacttttcacataaatcatatacaatgcatctcatggactatatgataatgtcccatattcatgttaccattgttttagataataataaaataactttatcaatcacaatattaagtcatacatcatgtcttacataatgtcatacataatatcatacatagcatcatacaataggatttaagggcactattCCTAACATCTAGTCATCCCAAACGTGATAGCTAGTCAGCACCTGTCATGCAATTTCCTTTCATCTAACAAATGCAGTCCATGACAAAGTTAACCCGTCAGAACCAAGAGTTAACTAGAGAGATTAATCTAAGGAGACAACGACCTGAAGGATGTGTGGAAGGACAAGCCCAGAGTCAAGAAGATAGAGGAGAAAATACTGAGAGTGAGAATCACTCAAGAGGAACCATTTCACGTAGGGTACCACACTTAAAGAAGGAGATGGATCAAATGAAGAAAGCCATGGAcgagatgagggagaacatgaCAAGGACGAATCACGTAAATGATTTAGTTCATCGAACTGATTCCCCTTTCATGGCTTTCATCAATAGTCATCCCCTGCCTTCTaagttcaagatgccttccTTGGACTCAGGACTCATATGATGGAACGCGCAACCCGTGTGATCACATAGCAACTTCCAAGACCATAATGTACCTTCAAAGAGTTCCAGGTGAGATAATGTGTAGAGCATTCCCAACCACCCTTAAAGGGCCAGGATGAGTGTGGTTCAGTAAATTACCTCTGAATATTGTTGGTCTTTTCGAGGAGttaagtaagttgtttgtcaacaactttaTTGGAGGACAAGGGCATAAATGCTCCTTGTCCAACCTGTTGACTATAGAACAAGGAGAAAATGAAAGCTTGCGGTCCATTATCACTCACTTCAACAAGGAAGCCTTGACGGtagacgagatggatgacaagttattattggcaGCCTTCCACAATGGAGTTAGTTCGGATTTATTCATCCATAAGCTTTATGATTAGAAACCAAAAACCATGGTTGAACTCGTCCATTTAGCCCAAAGCTTCATGAATGCAGAGGATGAGATCATTActaagaagaggaagagagcaaAGCGAATGGAAGCTGATCTCCCACGCCATCCTGACTAAGGCCCTTGTCCATAGAAGGCCCGGacgagagagaagaaaaataacaGGAAGGCAGGTTCGCCTTCAGGAAGGAGTCAGCACTACACACCCTTGAATGTTCCACTTGATCAAGTGCTTATACAAATCAATGATGACCCATCCTTGAAGTGGAAGAGAAGATGAAGGGAGATCCTAATAAGTGTAATAagaacaagtattgccgctttcacgtggaccacgggcatgacacAGATGAGTGCTATGACTTAAAGTATCAGATAGAGAACCTTATCAGGCAGGGAAAGTTGATGAATTTTCTTAGACGAGATCATAAAGACAAGAAGTTGAAAGGAAAGGTAGAAAAGCCATCACaacccccacttggagaaataagagttattgtAGGAGGAACTTCAGCAGGGCAATCTTCCAAATTAAGAAAggcatacctgaaggtggtgcagaatgTCCAACTCTCTAGACGACCACCAAAGACGAGGGGGCAGACGAGGAGAATGAAGAGCAACTTCGTCTTAACCTCGATCTAATAgatgaggtaaggatggatgcagAGCAGAGGACAGCAAGATATAAAAATCTTAGGGCTAGACAATATGATGCAATGGTGAAACCTAGGCATTTTAACAATGAGGACGTCGTCCTAAAAAAGGTCTCTTTGGCAACCAGAAACTTGGCTTATGAAAAATTGgggcctaattgggaaggatcCTACAGggttatcaattgcaaaagaCAAAGATCATACTATTGGAAGCCCTGGATGGACGGAAGCTAGAGCACCCCTGGAATGTTGAACATCTATAAAGAAACTATAAGTGAAGGATTAGCATGGACGAGCATCATCATGGACGAAGTTGGAGCTATGTGTTACTTCCctcatatttatttatgtttattgcTAGTACtacatgtttttaatattttaattccctaAAAAGTGCATTAGTTTCCAATTTTTGCGTTGTTTTTGGACGAATTTGTGATGGACGAAGTCATGGACTTAGTCTGTTTGTACATAAGTATTTTTAATTCCCTaaaggcactagcttctaagcatgtgTCATGCTTGTGGATGATGTTTATGTTGTGTATATACAATTTGGATTCCCAATGTATATAATGTTGTGTGAATTCCTAATTTTCATGTTGTTTTCATTGAAACTAATCCACAAGAAGGCTAAAAGCCCCAGACGAGTAAAATTtctggacgcagggatgtaacgtctataagctttccttaaaataaggataaagcaaagaaaaataaacctaAGGTATATTTATCTAATCAATGAACGAGGTGAAATCTAAGGTATATTCGTCTAACCAATGGACAAGAAAAAATATGCAcgtaaaaatattcaaaatccaTGGATGAATTTGACAAGCCAAACAGTCCAATCTTTGGACGAGTAAATGTTGGCAACGTCTTGCCCAAAGACGAGTAAAGGACCGTCTAGCCTATGGACAAGGGATAATGCAAGATATAAGTCAAATCTATGGATGAATAAAGCTAGCAAAAGAAATATCATTCATAGACGAgttatacttgtaaaatttaaagaatgataaaagtgttgaacataaaaaattattctaacaTGGACGAGCTAAATGCCTTCATGAGTGGATGGACCACActtaaaaaccataaaaaacaacATGGATGATGTAAACAAAGGAAATTCATTCATACAGTTAAGACGAGATAAAATGTCTTATAAGTGGACGGACCACACTTAAAACCATAGAAATAACATGGACGATGTAAACAAGGGAAAATTTGTTCATACATAAAACATATAACATGTTTAACACCAAATGAAGAATGAAAATGGAAGTAAATATTCAttcataaaacataaaaaaggtAGACGAAcatcgtccaaaaacccttaaattGTGCATGCCAATAAAGGTAGTTGTATCTATTATCATACCTCCATACATTTGGATGAGAAGATTGTACTtagataaaacttaaaataagcCTAAAAAAAAGGGGCACcatgaacaatatataaaaacaaacttTGGCAAACCACCGGGGGCATCCCCAAACTTTGGATCGTCCTTGGAAGGCTCAGTAGAGACATCATCCATGATATTTACATCCTCAGAGCTCGTTTGAAGCAAAGAACTCTCAACAACAGTTGGAACCTTGAAGACATTAAAGTCCATCTCAGGATAGGCTTCCTTAGCATCGGAGTGAAAGTCCTCGCAGCCAGCAGCAAATTGCTCATCCAAACGCCTAGTGAACTCGTCAGACGTTTTGAAGGCTTCGATTGCTTCATCCTTTGCTTTCTCTAAGGACGAGGATTACTCTTGGCATTTTCCTTCAAGATGAAGCTCATCCTCCAACTCCTTGTTCTTTATGACTAGAACCTTAACATCGTCACACAACTCCCTGGCCTACTAGGACGCAGCATAAAAATTTGCCATCGCCTAACTTAGGGATGGACGAGGAAGAGTTACGagttttctcttaaaaaaaaaaatcaacaaagaaaatgCATGGCCTTCGTCCGACACCAAGGTAGGAGGAGCCTCAACAAGAGTTGAAGGATGAGTCTTGCGAGAAGGTCTACCAATAAAAGGATGAAGAGCTTGAGTTTGGACGGCTGAAGGAGGAACTTCATAAGGGACCAAGTTCACAGCCAGATTGTCCAGGTATGTCGTCGCATCTTTGGATTTAAGGGCTTGAACGAGGGGGGTCTTAGAAGGTGCCTTGTCAGTTCTGACCTTTAGATGTCGATGACTAGGAAGGCTTCCAAGGTCCACATCTCTAGAGATACCCTTCCTCTTCCTAGCATGAGGTTGGACAGTGGGGCTCTGGTCGACCAAAGGAACTGGTTTGTCCTAGAGGACTTGGACTTCCTCCTCCTTCTTAGTCCCACTGGCAATGTTCTTACCCTTGTTCTCCTTCATGGTGGCTAGCCTTATAATGGAGAAAGCATGAAGAATTAGAcgactaaaaaaatataaacaatttgaAAGACGACTCTTACTTCTATGAGTAGTCTCTTCGTGAATGAGATTCTCCTCAGTGAGCTCAAGACGACGCAGGGTTGCCAAATTATGGAAGGACCTATTAGGATAACGAGCTCTTTCTATAGTCGTCTAAGTGTGGACGAGTAACAGCTGCATGGACGAGAAGAATTTTTAGACgagggaaagagaaaatgaaaagacgAAGTAAACTTCAAAGAAAACATACCCTCAGGACGAAGACAACCTAGAGCATTGGCAAAAGGAGGGAAGGGAGTTCAATTTACATCAATTGGGTCCCCAGCCCAATTTCCAAAGACGAAGAAAAATTCCGTCTTCCATAACCTATCAGAAGAATTACGACccctaaaaaattatagatgacattctcttccttttcttgaGAAGGAGTCTTCAATGATTCAGCCCTCTTGGACGAGCTAGCTCTAGAACTAGAAGTTGCCCTTTGCCTCATCTCTTCTTGGAAGACCTCCAAAGGAACTCCAAGAACCCTAGATGAATAATGCTCGTCTTGGGAACTAAAGTTGCTACTACCATTGGACTCGTCCTGATACTCGTCTATGTCTCTCACAGTACTACCACTAGACGAAGACATGATAGGAAAAACACAGAATTTTCTAAGACAAACCTAAGgacgaagaaaaagaagaagtaccTAACGGAAGCCTAAGGACGAGGATGACTAGATGAGGCTCCTGGACAAGATGGCAGAGGAAAATATCAAAAGATGAGAGGGCAAGAGAGAGATTGTACCTATAGGTTGGTCAATGAAATCATGTGGCAATCAGAAGCTGACACGTGGCAATCTCCTCGGTTAATGAATCGACATAATAGGTTGGTCAATGAGATCATGATACGTAGCATAATCTGAGGCGTCGAAAACCGACCACAACAGTGACACCACATGGCATGCCAATTGACCAATGAAACATTGACACGTGTCAAAAATGAACAGTGAACAAGAATTTTACTATAGTTACCAAGACGACTCTTGGACAAAGGGGGCAATTGATAGTGAACTAAAAATTGGACTATCTCCAGTTCGTCCATAGAGTCGTCTAAGACCGAAAAGGTCGTCCAAGGCTAGAAGAGTCATCCAAGACTCGAAAGGTCGTCCAAGACCGAAAGGGTCGTCCAAGACCAAAAGGGTCGTCCAAGACCTAGAAAGGTCGTCCAAGACCAGAAGGTTCGTCTAAGGTCAGGAAGGTCGTCCAAGGCCAAAAGGGTCGTCCAAGGCCAAAAGGGTCGTCCAAGGCTAGAAGGGTCGTCTAAGGCCAGAAAGGTCGTCCAAGGCCAAAAGGGTCGTCCAAGGCCAAAAGGGTCGTCCAAGGCCAAAAGGGTCGTCCAAGACTAGAAGGGTCGTCCAAAGACCAAAAGGGTCGTCCAAGACCAAAAGGGTTCGTCCAAGACCAGAAGGGTGGTCCAAGACCCGAAAGGTCGTCCAAGACCAGAAGGGTGGTCCAAGACCCGAAAAGTCGTCCAAGACCAGAAGGGTCGTATAAGACCGGAATGATCGTCTAAGACCAGAAGGGTCATCCAAGGCCAGAAGGGTCTTCCAAGGCCAGAAAGGTCGTCTAAGGCCAGAAGGATCGTCCAAGACCAAAAAGGTCGTCCAAGACCTGAAAGGTCGTCCAAGACCTGAAAGGTCCTCCAAGACCCGAAAAGTCCTTCAAGACCGAAGGGTCGTCCAAAACTAGAAGATTTGTCCAAGACTAGAAGGGTGGTCCAAGACCCGAAGGGTCGTCCAAGATTGAGAGTTGTCCAAGACTAGAAGGGTCGTCCAAGACCAAAAAGGTCGTCTAAGACCGAAAGGGTCGTCTAAGGCCAGAAAGGTCATCCAAGACAGGAAGGGTCATCTAAGACCGGAAGGGTCGTCCAAGACCAGAAGGGTCATCTAGGAATGGAAGGGTCGTCCAAGACCAAAAGGGTCGTTTAGGACTAAAAGGGTTGTCCAGCTCACGAAGTGACCTGGACGACCACCTAACACTTATAAATTTCCAGAAATGGATTAATCCCAAAGAGCTTGTAACTCGGACCACGTGCTACCAAATCCTTGTTCATTTCTATTaagtacttaacttccaatggcAGTTGCAgaagataaaattgaatattctaacttctatagcggttgtggaagttaagtctgaaccttATAACTTTCGCAAATATTGGGAAAGTTACTAGACAAGTAACCACTACAAAAGCTCACTATATAAGGACTCATCCACATCAAATAAAAGTAAGTTTTCCACAACTCCTAAAGTTGGGATTTTTAAGTTcttgagagaaaaactaacttaagcatcaaagggttcttggccggcttaccccggtcacctttgatcttgcgtttctttcttttcaggccttccaaGCAACTACTAGCCCATTGAAGCCCGTAACATtcagcctactaattttctGTGCTTCAtcagatatagatatagattgaTCTCAAATGTGTTGTTGAGTATCATGCAATATTATTTACCTTAGTTGAAGGTTTTAGCACTAAACGCATCCGATTATGAAATATTGTAAGATTTTATTTGGTAGGTGACCTATTAACCCAATGGTAGTAGTACTTACAAAGACATTCCGAGTCTAAAGAAGGGAAGAGATTGCAAGGGACAATAACTCACCAAATGTTTGAAATCCCAGAGAAAAAATCACTTCATTTCACATTTATCACAAATACAACTATTACATcctcttattaaaaaaagaaaaaaaaagaaaagaaaaagaaacaacaacaacaacaactacttTTACATCTTTGCCACACTATGAGAAAGACATATTCAGAAAACCCAAAACAACGGGGCTAAAAATACCAGAAGACAACTTAATCAACTAAATGGTATCCTCATTACACTAGTGAGACATACTAAAAAGGCAGCAAAAATCAAGAGCTTGATTTCAATGTGTTCCCAATATCAATGACAAATCGGTATCTAACATCTGCTTTCACAAGTCGTTCCATTGCAGTGTTCACATAATCAATTGGAATAACCTCAATGTCAGAAGTAATGTTGTGTTTGGCTGCAAAATCAATCATTTCTTGTGTTTCCTTCATGCCTCCAATGCAACTACCACCCACTAACTTCCTTCCTGTCATTCCATAACATTTATTAATACACAATTTATTAGTGAAAATGCACAGGCGACAATTAGGCTTATACTACACAagagtatataataataatacaccCACGGTCTTATATAATTACTAAGTCAAATTAATATAACAAGGAACTTCAGATCCcattttcaaatcaaatataaCAATTGTCAGAAGTAACATGCATGCTTACCCATAAGTAATGGAAAAACTGGTAGCTCAAGTGGCTTCTCTGGTGCACCAACCATAACGAGCTTTCCTTGTGTCTTCAATAGACGAAGTGGAGGCATGAGAGGGTGCTGAGCAGAGACTGTATCAATGATACCATCCAATGTGCCCTGGGCAGCCTATATAGTAGATAAAGTTAGAAAATAGGATACTGTACACTTATGGTAACTCACATAAAATAACTTGACAATGCAACATGTTAACAACTAAACTAAGTACCTGAATTTGATCTTGGTCTTTGCTAACCAAAAAGGAGTCAGCACCAAGATGTTCCAAAGCTTCCTTTTTCTTGTTGGGTGAAGTACTGATAACTGTCACCTTAACCCCCATAGCTTTAGCAAACTTCACAGCAACATGGCCTAGACCACCAAGGCCAACCACACCCACATGCATACCAGGTTTGTCAAGTCCATAAAATCCCAAGGGACTGTACACTGTGATCCCAGCACAAAGGAGAGGGGCACCAGCATCAAGTGGTAGGTTGTCTGGAATACGGATCACAAAATGTTCATCAGTAACCATGGTGTCAGAGTATCCTCCATATGTGGTGGTTCCATCATAATACTTAACACCATAGGTGAGAATCATTTTGGTGCAGTAATTTTCAAGGTGGTTGGTGCAGTTATCGCAAGAATGACAAGCACCAACCATGCAGCCAACGCCAACCTTGTCTCCAACTTTGAACTTTTGTACTCTGCTGCCCACCTCAATCACTACCCCCACAATCTCATGCCTGATGCCTGCATTATTTATCCAGATCAATTTACATGATTGAGATGCTAAAAATACTAGAAAGTAAAATCTATTCACTCGTTTCTTTGAGAATGTACTAACATGTTTATGTTTGgtaattttgttttctattttcaaaaacttgtttatgaaaacataaagaaaaaaaattttcttatatttttgaaaaaaaacatgtttgattaattgaaattaaaaaaaaaaaaaactaaaatatgttgttactagatTTAGAACTCTAATATTAACTCATAATGAAATAGATTTATTAAATCAAATTCgtgtttttattgatttttaaaaactaGAAACTAAAAACAGTCTTTTGCATATTTTCAGTGTcctttcacaaattgagttttgagaacaattttttgaTTCCTATTCATTTTGgattgccaaacaagtttttagtcttaaaaatagaagattgtttttgaaaacagaaaataagagaaaaaatcagttaccaaacatatccttatatttttctccctatagtttgaatttttcaaattttagtctTTTAACTTACAAACTTGTTTTCAATGTATAGTCCAACTC
It encodes:
- the LOC142626131 gene encoding putative mannitol dehydrogenase, with protein sequence MAKSAEVEHPNKAFGWAARDTSGLLSPFKFSRRATGEKDVTFKVLYCGICHSDLHMVKNEWGMSTYPLIPGHEIVGVVIEVGSRVQKFKVGDKVGVGCMVGACHSCDNCTNHLENYCTKMILTYGVKYYDGTTTYGGYSDTMVTDEHFVIRIPDNLPLDAGAPLLCAGITVYSPLGFYGLDKPGMHVGVVGLGGLGHVAVKFAKAMGVKVTVISTSPNKKKEALEHLGADSFLVSKDQDQIQAAQGTLDGIIDTVSAQHPLMPPLRLLKTQGKLVMVGAPEKPLELPVFPLLMGRKLVGGSCIGGMKETQEMIDFAAKHNITSDIEVIPIDYVNTAMERLVKADVRYRFVIDIGNTLKSSS